Proteins from a single region of Desulfolutivibrio sulfoxidireducens:
- a CDS encoding FprA family A-type flavoprotein, translating into MKKITDSVYSVGAVDWDRRLFDSLIPLPDGTTYNAYLVHGSEKTALLDTVDLAFADMFLASLEEVSRIDYVISHHAEQDHSGAIPLVLSRFPEAKIVVTAKAKGLLMDLMRLPEDAFIVVADGDSISLGEKTLTFIHTPWVHWPETMVSYLVEDKILFSCDFFGSHIASSDLFVTDQCRVHEAAKRYFAEIMMPFRTIIAKNMDKLADYDIHMIAPSHGQIYDQPGWIMDSYAEWVSALPKNLVALPFVSMHGSTRRMVDHLGSALSKRDVGVELFNLAVTDIGKLAMSLVDAGSIVLGAPTVLAGPHPLAAHAAFLANALRPKARFLSIIGSYGWGGKTVEILAGMIPNLKVEVLEPVLCKGLPKKDTLAALDGLADSIATKHRESGFGI; encoded by the coding sequence ATGAAAAAGATTACAGATTCAGTGTATAGTGTGGGTGCCGTTGACTGGGACAGACGCCTTTTCGATTCCTTGATCCCGCTTCCCGACGGAACGACGTACAACGCGTATCTTGTACATGGTTCCGAGAAAACCGCCCTGTTGGACACTGTGGATCTGGCTTTTGCGGATATGTTTCTGGCCTCTCTGGAGGAGGTTTCCCGAATCGACTATGTGATTTCGCATCATGCCGAACAAGATCATTCCGGGGCCATCCCCTTGGTCCTCTCCCGTTTCCCCGAAGCCAAGATTGTGGTCACCGCCAAGGCGAAGGGCCTGCTCATGGACCTGATGCGCCTGCCTGAAGATGCCTTCATCGTTGTAGCCGATGGGGACAGCATCTCCCTTGGCGAGAAGACACTCACATTCATCCATACGCCATGGGTGCATTGGCCGGAGACCATGGTGAGCTATCTGGTTGAAGACAAAATACTTTTCAGTTGCGACTTTTTTGGATCGCATATCGCCAGCAGCGATCTTTTTGTCACGGACCAGTGCCGAGTGCATGAGGCGGCGAAGCGCTATTTCGCGGAAATCATGATGCCGTTTCGCACCATCATCGCCAAGAACATGGACAAGCTTGCCGACTACGACATCCATATGATTGCTCCAAGCCATGGTCAGATCTATGATCAACCGGGTTGGATCATGGACTCCTATGCGGAATGGGTGTCCGCCCTTCCCAAAAATCTTGTGGCGCTTCCGTTTGTGTCGATGCACGGCAGCACACGCCGTATGGTCGACCATCTGGGCTCGGCCTTGTCCAAGCGGGATGTCGGCGTTGAGTTGTTCAATCTCGCGGTAACGGATATCGGCAAACTGGCCATGTCCCTGGTCGACGCGGGGAGCATCGTGCTCGGAGCGCCGACAGTCCTGGCCGGGCCGCATCCTTTGGCGGCCCATGCCGCATTTCTGGCCAACGCCCTGCGTCCCAAGGCCCGGTTCTTGTCCATCATCGGTTCCTATGGCTGGGGCGGCAAGACCGTCGAAATCCTGGCCGGCATGATCCCGAACCTCAAGGTCGAGGTTTTGGAGCCTGTACTCTGCAAGGGCCTGCCGAAAAAGGAT